A region of Toxorhynchites rutilus septentrionalis strain SRP chromosome 1, ASM2978413v1, whole genome shotgun sequence DNA encodes the following proteins:
- the LOC129772418 gene encoding uncharacterized protein LOC129772418, protein MDAVYVDVLEEVGKFLLSKSQSPPVREKKKTALAAMRQQLLIRCGLEFSGDQILKKINNMKTAFKEKTDTKKTGNVKIVLNQPQEKFYGLLGGVDNPSIISVPYGLAVGSKNIAMGKEEHDSSDDYDYNSLQNEFLAPSQACQTLKTNQKSTRGRTQQTVCEEQLKFLKKQQDYTDVL, encoded by the exons ATGGATGCTGTGTATGTGGATGTACTGGAGGAAGTAGGAAAATTTTTACTTTCCAAATCGCAATCACCACCTGTGcgggagaagaaaaaaacagcGTTGGCGGCGATGCGACAGCAGTTGCTCATCCGATGTGGATTGGAGTTCTCTGGCGAtcaaatattgaagaaaatcaatAACATGAAGACCGCTTTTAAAGAAAAAACGGATACCAAAAAAACAGGGAACGTTAAAATTGTGCTCAACCAACCGCAAGAAAAGTTTTATGGACTGCTGGGGGGTGTTGACAATCCCAGCATCATCAGCGTTCCGT ATGGTCTGGCAGTAGGAAGCAAAAATATTGCAATGGGGAAGGAGGAGCATGATTCTTCTGATGATTATGATTACAACAGCTTGCAGAACGAGTTTCTGGCGCCGAGTCAAGCGTGTCAAACactaaaaacaaatcaaaaatcg ACACGTGGCAGAACACAACAAACAGTGTGTGAGGAGCAACTTAAGTTCCTGAAAAAGCAACAAGATTATACGGATGTATTGTAA